TTCCCTTAAGTATGATTGCAATTTACTAGTCAAAATAATGATGAAAGTAATCAAGCGAGGATGGTTTCTTAGAACTTATGCCTAGGTTTCACTTGACAAACTCGAGAAGAAATTTTGAGTGGAATTGAACACAAAAATAATCATCAAAGATGACGTATTGGTCACAAAACAAAGTTAAGGTTACTTAggattttttatattttcataAACATGACTCTGTAAATTAGTAATTCGAAAAAAATATGAAGTGACTACTGACTCGTCAAGTAGTTTTGACTATTGACTACTTCAAACATCCACTAAAATCCCCGTAGATCGTGGAATATCTTCTTAGAAATTAGAATAGAACTGACAAGCAAAAAAACTTCCAAAAGTTTAAAATTtaccaaatataaaaaaaatgtaacaaGTCAAGTTACATCTCACTTTTTAAAGAGCAAAACTTAAAGATGtgacatatttttttaaaaaaattctccACTTTTTATGACCCATTGACCCCCTATAATAATTTAAGCCATGTTATTTTCTTgtaaaaaatgaagaaaaaaatcTAGGTAAAAAGGGTAAGTAAACAATTGCCCCCATGCAGGATCGAACTACAGACCTCCAGTTTACAAGACTGGCGCTCTACCACTGAGCTATAGGGGCTTACTTGTTGTCATTTGAAAAAGTAAATTATATAACAAAAAAATTGCGTCAAATTACAAAGACTCAAACAGAGAGAAAATTAGAGGAGCGCCATTCCCAGTTTAATTTTGTGTTCTATTTGCTCTCGGAAATGGAGGAGAATTTCGACCCCGTAAGTTATttttgttctatttttattcattcAAATGTCTATTTCTTAATTATTGTTTGATTAATTTTGTTTTGATTCGTTAATTTCGAATAATTAGGACCTAATTCACGCCATTTTCAAGCTCGTTTGGCGCAAAAAAGCTTTCGGTAAtttctatttctctctcctaattgCTTAATCGCAATCTTAATCTTAATTTGTGTTAATTAtgcatatatttttattaatgtttttttaattgtagagagagaaaagaacgaAGGCATTGATACTTTGGACCATGAGGTAAATTCTGACACTTCTCGAATTTCAGTTTTAGGTTTTTTGATTTCCAGATTTTGTTAAACTTTTGCTGAATTTAGTTTGAGTTTCTGTTTAGTTTGGTAACAATTCGGAAATTTGAACAATTATGTAATGTAATATCACTATGCGCCGTGTATGTTTGTTGCAATTAACAATATAACTCTTTGAGTACGATGTAGAAATCGGTGAAAATGGCGGTGTCTAATTATTAATATAAGCACATAACTACATTATTGAAAATGTTATGTTTGCTTGAGGATGAATCTATAACATTGATATAGATTTTTGTCTGAGTTTTTAATGGAAAGTGATGACTTCATAAGATTAGTAGCATGGGTGCTATGTTAGTTTGTGTTGGTGTATGTCAAAACTCGAAGGGATAGATCCTACTTACAGCCTCACTTTGATTTCAATATCTGCATTGCAATTAGAACATCATTTTGTGGAGTAGGGTACTAGAAATGCAGGTGCCCTCGTTGATTTCTCACATTTGTTTGACCTTGATCTGCTTGACttgtttaattttttgtgtCGATACACTTCCTCATTGTCTGCTACATTTATCCATTTAGGTGAAGCAAACCCTTCAGAAGCTGATATTATTAACTGTGTTGTTCTTTGCAAGTGCTTTAGCTTTTTCGACTTATATTTGTCCTCTCCGTTCAACTTTGTATGTGTTCCTTTCACACACATTTTCCTTCATAACCTGATGAATGATGATGCAACTTCTACTCGGGTTATTAGTATGGAATATTCTTAATGATCTATGGATAGTTCGGATTATGTGAACCATATGCATCATAAAAAATTATGATATTGTAGCATTTGCTTCTTGATCTAACTTTTGATATATACTGCACAGAGCGGGTAGAGATTTTATACATTTGATTTTGGCTCCTGCAGGGAGCAGTTGGGACAACTAAAAAAGTCCGGCCAACATCTGGTATGACAATTACATTGTCAAGCTCATTAGTGTTTAATCTTGTATGCAAACAGTCTTGTTTAACATTCAATGTGACATGTTAGAAAACTATTTATGATCGCTCTGTCTTGCAACGTACTGGTTAAGTGCTGACTATACTGATTACGTAGATAGTGTAAGCTAATTGTCAATTCTATGGGAATATTTACAAAACGAGCCTTGCCTTATGGGAGTAATGGAACTTTGCAGCCTAGTGATATGCAGTACTTTTTTCTGCTTCCTGGAGAGGCTCCTGCATGCATTGTTTTGATTGATACAGATTTGTGATATTTTTATGTTGTTTCTCTTATGTCATTTATTTGTCTTGCACTAATATATCACATATGCAAGGAATCATATATGTATTTTGTTGACTTGTGAACTACAGCAAATGCAACTGCTGTGAAACTAAGTTGTGAACTCCTCCGAATCTTCATTACAGGTTTGCTTTTACCTGAATTATTTTTACGTTCTatcatttgcataaatattCTTGCCAAATTTTACTTAAACTATAACCTTAATTCAGAGGCCATTCAAAGGGCTGCCGCCATTGCTGAAGCAGAAGGCGTTAGTCAGATAGAAGCAACCCATTTGGAACGAATTCTTCCACAATTATTGTTGGACTTTTAAGGCACTGCAAGACCGTGATGTCTATGGTCAAAACACTGCGTGATGTGGAGTGAGTGAACTTAAGCATTTGATATTCATACATGTtaaaatcatcaatactgtgaGTATAGTGGATTAAATTTGAAACTTCTGCCTTATGATACGAGTATGTTATATGACTGAGCTATATTCTTTCTAGTAGAGTTTTCCATTAAATTCTTGCCATGCTTGTTATAGCTGTTCAATCGTTCAATTGCTCTTTATTTGTTTGAGCAGTAAAATATATATTGTATCAGCAAACACATGGATGATCTTGAATCTTGATTCAATATTACAACTATAAAGTGATCAACAAAACACTAAAACAGAACTACACTTAATAGATACACTAGATACACTTATATGTGAGTAGCTCTATACTGCATTTACCTGTATTTACCACCATTCCAGTCGAACATTCAGCTTAAACTTATATTTAGTGATTGATTTGGGACAACATACCTCTAACATCCTTACTGTCAGGCCTTTGTTTGGGATCATCGAGAGTACAAAAGAATGCAATTTTTAGGACTTGAAGCATTTGCTCTTCATACCCATTCCCCATTAGTTTAGGATCAAGTGCTCTTTTTGGTTCTTCTGAAGTCATGACATTCCTCATCCATTTCACCAAGTTGATCTCTTCTGTGTTTTGAAAGAATATATCGCCTGGTAGCTTTCCCATTACCAGAGATCCAAGAACCACGCCAAAGCTGAATATATCACATTTTTCTGTGAACTTAAAAGTTTGGTGATACTCTGGAGCTATATACCCATATGTTCCAGCTACATGTGAAGTTGACATATGGGTATTCTCGAGGGGCATTTCCTTTGCAAGCCCAAAATCTGCAATTCGAGGCTCCATGTCATCATCAAGAAGGATGTTGGCTGGCTTGAGATCCCTATGAATGATTCTGGGGTTATTATTTATATGTAGATATTCAAGCCCTGAAACCACTCCGAGTGCTATTCTAAATCGAGAAAGCCAATCTAACTCTGTCTCTCCTTTGGCAAGCTTTACCATTATATCATGCAAACTACCATTTTTCATATACTCATAGACTAACAAATGACAATTGTGCCTTGGCACATGAGCAAGGAGAGGTATCAAATTGCGGTGTCTGATTTTGCCAACAGTTTGTATCTCTGATCGGACTTGACGCATCTTCTTGTTCAACATTTTACTATCTTCTTCAGTGATCTCTGCAGCCTCCTTTGCAGGTTCGTTTATCTTCTTTATTGCAATCATCTTTCCATTGCTGCCTGGTAGCTCTGTTTTGTACACTTCACCACATCCACCTTTTCCTATCAACTGTAAGTTTGTCAAAGCATCTTCTTTCTCCAAGAAAGCAAGGTCCTCCGCTTTCTTGATAAGTGGACTGAAGATTGATGGTCCAGCACCCTTTCCCCTACCACGTAACATAGCCAATCCCGTCTTCACAAGTACCGAAAATATCATCCCACATATACCCCCTACTACACCTCCAGCTAGGAACCCGAGTGACCAAGCCACGAGCTTCTTCCGTTTGTTGTGGTGCTTTGATTTATGTGCAGATGGCGAAGGAGCTTGAGCAGGACCAGAGCTTGCTCTCTGAGCTCTAGACGAACTGCGATTACTCCTCGCAGTTGAATTTTGCTCAAGTATGTATCTTCTTGGAACTAAGCTCTTCTTTGGGACTTCTGATGATATATATTCAACCCCTTTTAAAACAGGAAATGGGCCTTGAATATAATCATTCCCAGAAATGTCAAAGAATTGCAAGTTCCTAAACGACTTCAGAGATGCTGGGATCTTCCCAGTGAAAAGATTATTAGCAAGTGTGAGACTCTCTAAGTTAGGGAAATACCTCAAGAAGCTCAAGTCCCCTGAAAGCCTATTCATGGAGAAGTCAAGAACTCGAAGACGAACAAGTTTCGACAATTCAGACGGTACACCACCAGTAAAATGATTACTCTTAAGATTAAGAATCTCAAGTTTCTGGCAGTCAACAATTTCTTCTGGTATTTTGTCAACAAGATGGTTAGTTGACAAAGTCAGCTCTCGAAGCTCCGAGAGCTGACCAATAACAGGGGAGATGAAACCATCAAGCTTCTCCGACTCGTAAGCGATACGAGTAATCTTCAGAACAGAACTGTAATTCGCAACTCTCCGTTCACAGGAAACTGCAGGAGAGTTGCAGGGAGTTGTACTAAAAGAAGGGTGGTGATTATATATGCCCAAATCTCTTTGAATGATCTTGAAGGCTTTATAGTCCGACGGGTCGAGGTATAGCTTCGCATGAACTACAAAGATTAGAGAAAAGAGTAGGAAGAAGTAGAACTGGAAACTGGTAAAATTGAGCTCCATTGGAGCTTGAAGATGGtagtttgttttagtttgggaaGTGGGAATTTGTTGATGAAATGTTTTACTAGTATAAGTTTATAAAGACGTTTGCCGTGTGGAAATTtaggctatttgggcctattgttgACTCTTGACTTTGATTTTAACGACGACTTGGGTTGGTTTCGTTACACCGTGCTCTTTGGGGCAGGGGGTATATGCGACatagttttttaatttttactccgtatatttttgcGAGGGAGGCTACATCGCTGGTTACCAGCGGCTTTTTTGCCCATACCCAGGGGCAAAATCGTCTTTTCACTCAattagttgaaaagtcaaacaaagtactaAGTATCGGAAATAAATGACAGTATTCAAtataacaatgacagtattcaatataacaatgacagtattcaaTACAAACAATGACATAGTATATGTAACACGTTTATCCAGTCATTTAAGTGGTCCCTTTActatttttgtttcatttcgttttcttctttttggatGATTATGACAGAGAGCATATGTAACACGTTTATCCAGTCATTTAAGTGGTCCCTTTActatttttgtttcatttcgttttcttctttttggatgattatgacaaattttaatacaacaatgacagtatatacaCAATAATGACAGTATTTATCTAACATTTGACAGTATATAGCAAGTTCGCAATATTTTTACCATTTATTTAAGGGGTGGGCCATCATtgcaatttattttcttttcacttttttttggtGGGTATGGGGCAGATacatcgctggtaaccagcgATGTAGCCTCCCTCATATTTTTGCCAATGTCTTTCacattttaacaaattttactCTGATTGAATAATGTATTAAAAGTACTCAGTCGGATTTAATGAACTAATGTGCAATTTTGCCAATCTGAATTTGCACCGGTCATAATCGTAATGAAAATATGGCTACTCCTAGCTTTAGGTGGACTCGAAAACAAGATATATAGAAAATTACAATGTATTGAGTAAGATATTTAGGCTTTATTCTCTCACCGTAAACATTCTCACTTCTTGATCCTTAGAGTAGAGTATTGTAGAGGAGGAGAGAAAGTGATTAACATAGACTTTACCTCTTATGGTAGTATGTACACTCGGATGCACCGTGCACCCTCTCATATTTTCTCCTTATATGTGAAGAGAAAATAGTGGGTACTATCAATGAGCATAAAAATACACTTGGGTGCATAGTGCACCCAGGTGTAACTAATAATTTTTAAGTATGTACGGAGTACCAATCAATTTTAATGTGAAAATCCCAAAAGGCTAGAATATAGCCAAATCTCTTCTACTCACTTCTCAATCCTTAGAGTTGAGTATTGTTTTTCCCATGGAAATTTTTTCAAGACCTCAAAAATCAAAACCGGATTGGATTAGACCATTCAGATTGATCTTGTTAGTATGGGGTAAAgaaattttggattttcttcAGGTCCTTGGTCATTTTATCAAattaaaggttttttttttagtaaaataaGAATAGTATTAACCAAATAATAATTGAGTACAAACTGCGAgagataaaaaataaaaaaataaaaaaaaaaggcaagTAGGGTGTGCATCAGTCCAAATCCGGACCGAAGACcaaaattttgataattcaagACCCGAATACCAGCCGATTATGCTTGGACCGAATCCAGACCGGAAAAATCGGTCTAAAATCTGGACCGGCTGTAGACctatttctatatattttttattttttctaaaaattatggtaaaaaagaaaaattatatataaaaaattcaATTCTTTAAGACCTTTTttggaagctaaaataaaatatatcacaatatagaatatttacaacatattaaaggagagatattttaaaatagtttatacttcgtattatattttattaaagaaaaattGGTCTGAACCAGACCGAAGATCGAAAATTGATATTTCTCGACCCAGAGGCCCGACCAAATGCCTTCGATCCAATCCGTTCCGATATGGCTCGGTCCTATCCGATCCATTTTTTCGGTCCGGACCAATTTTGCACACCCCTAGGCAACAAGCCCCAACCAAACAACTTCAACAACTGCTAAACTAAAATAAGCCAACAGGCGAGTAAATAGATCtgcaggtccctaaactttgccaaaaggagcagttaggtccctcaagtttcaaaaggagcatttaggtccctgcgTTTGGATGGAATCcgctgctttttgttttccgtcactaacgtccgttaaaatgcatttaaattaaaaggaaactaaataaaaggcactaaacgacaaaaaaaacagttacatttaccatttaccaataattaaataaaggaaaattcatttcagttagctttttacaaaaatatagccgttgaggctctcaaaaaacaaagtatttaacattccatgcacatcaaaacaacaacaaaacactTAAACAAAAAATTCTTTCTTCTCCATCTTCTGCTCTGTGTTTTTTCTCTGTTGCTCCACCATAGCTGACTCTTCTCAACATAAAAAGGTATTTTTCTGCCATTTTTTTGTAAATCTTAAGTTAGcttattttaacaataattaaacatatttaggaataaattattaaaacgtaatttaTTTGCAGAATGATGAACAGGGCTATCTCTTTGTTCAACAATGGTGATAATGAACACCCTAAGAGGTGCTACTGTGGATTCACAGTATCCATTCAAAAGGCATGGACAAAAGAAAATCCTGGAAGGAGGTTCATTGCTTGTCCAAATTATGATGTTGAAACAAACAGAAGGGGTTGCATCTTTTTTAGATGGATTGATGAACAAGAACCAACAACTTGGCAAACAATTGTCATACTAGGGTTAATGCAAGATAAACAAAGCCTTGCTGCTGAAGTTGATAGTTTTAGGACAAAACTTAGTGAAGCTAACAATTATGCAAGGAAGAGGGAGGCAGACTATGTGATGAGCAAGATGAGAAGACCTATTAGTGTGAAATGTGAAGTGTGGGTTGTAATCCTAGtggttctgtttttttttatctggtttgttttaagttaagtgggttaagtgggtaggtaaaatgtaatgatctgcactaatgaaatgtaatgaagactttaaattcaataaaatctaACCTCATGGTCTTTTTTCTAATCTTCTAGCCATTGCAAGATCCTGCAATGCTTGGCTTGATATTGTGTGTCCTTGACTTGGTTGAGTCTGTGACAATGGGAAGTCATGTGCAGGGAAGGAGTAGATGGTTTGCTCACCCCCATGATCAGAATAGAAAGCTGCAGGAGGTCTTTGCCTCTGTGGTGTGGGGAAGTGTTGTGATATAGGCtgcattaattaaaacaaattaggaACAAGTTGGCTTCAGTACAGTAAAGTAACAtgtaagaaagaatttgagtatATTGAATGACTTACAGTAGCTATTCTTTGATACCCATTTGGGTAGGTATAAATACCCACACCCCTATTGTGCATTGGTATAGCTGAACTGGTTCTTGGGTGTTGTTGCTGTGGTGTGGTCTGCTCTGCAGTAGCATGAttgttgctgtgttgttgttgcttaggGGCATTCTTGCAACCCCTTTTGTTGTGGCCTATCACACCACATAAGCTGCATTTCATAGAACAACCTGTTCTCTTCAGCTTACCAGATGCAGTTACCTCTCCAACACCATATCTCCTCTTTGTTTTAGGTCTTCCATTGACCTTTTTCACCTTTGGAGCCACAACAATGCTATCAGAAGTAGGCCACTCTTGAGGACCATTTAAAGGCTCTAACAAAAATTCATATGCCTTCATGTAGGTCTGTTTGCAGAAATATGCATTGACATATTGTTCTGGGTggtctactttattccatatagcaacaattgcatgtttgcatggaatcccactcacctGCCATGCATTGCAACTGCAAGTATGTTGGTTCAGATCCACCACATACTTAACCTGTGTTGCACCTTCTCTTACTCCATAGAAAAACCCACCATCCCAGTATGCATTCCAACCCCTAGCCCAAATTTTGTGTTTCTCTAACTGAATTTGGATCCTAGGACACAACATTATCTCCTTTTTCCCTATGAAATCTCTTTTCTTATGCAGTCTTTCCATCAAACCCTCTCTGATATCTTCCAACATGGTAATAATAGGCTTGTGCCTTGCACTCAAGATGTATGCATTAAACACCTCACTCATGTTGTTGTCTACACTGTCACAACAAGATAATGGAGTGTAGAATGCCCTACACCATTTCTTGTAGTTCCTTTTCAGTAGGTCTTCAGCAGCTTCAtgtgaaatacccctcattacTTCAATGTTTTCATTGAAGTGATTTACTGTGTTGCTTTTTGCAATAGTCCAAAATTGTTTTCTGTACTTTAAaccacctccaaacactcccCTAAAGTTACAGTACACATGCCTTGCACACACCCTACTTTCAGCTTGTGGAAACACATTTGACACAGCAGCAAGTAAACCCTTTTGTTGGTCAGACATGAAAGTGTACCCTGCTCCTTCACTAGTGCCTAAATCAGTAGCTAGAAGTTCTAGAAACCAACTCCATGTGTCAGTGCTCTCAACCTCACAAACAGCCCAAGCCAAAGGGAACATTTGATTGTTTCCATCCCTCCCTACTGCTACTAACAATTGACCCCCAAATGGTCCCTTTAAGAAACATCCATCAAGTGATATGAAAGGTCTGCATCCTGCCAAGAACCCTTTCCTAAGTGCCTCAAAACACAAATACAGTCTGTCAAACACATTTGCATCCAACTTCAACTTCACTGTGTTCCCTGGATTGCTTCTTAGTATCTCAGCTGCATACCTTGGGAGTAATGCATACTGCTCTTTGTATTCACCAACAATGAGTGCTTGACCCCTTCTCCTAGCCCTGGAAGCCTTGTCTTTGCTCACCCTTATACCCTTTTCTAACCAAATGGTTTCCTGAATATCTTGCACTCTCATGTAAGGGTTAACCTTAAACAGATTCTGGTAGTGTTCTGCAATCCAATGTGAAGTCATCTTCTTAATGATAGGTGTCCTACCACAAGTGTGCTCACTGACAAATGTTTTCACTGTAAATGACCTTCTTCCTCTCTCCCATGAAGCCCAAATTCTCCATTTACAACCTTTATCTTTGTGCTCACACTCTGCACAAACCCTAGTGGAATCATTTTTAGAAAATGGAATGTTTCTTCCTTTATcaattgaataatctatgattgCTTTTCTAAATGTCTTTGGATTCTCAAACTGTTGCCCAACATAAAAAGTGGCTTCCCTCTCTTCAGTTTCAGTGTTGTTTTGCTTCTGTTTCCCTCTCCCCCTCTTATGGTGTTGTGGTGCAACTAAGTAACCAACATCATCCTCATCTTCTGACTCACTAGGGCTGTCTAAGTCACTGTATCCATCAAAGTCATCCCCCAAATTCAGACCACCTTCTACTTTACTTTCTGCTAGTTTTTTCAGCATTACTAACTCCTCAAAATAAGCCTTTTCCCTTCTCATATCATCAGATATCTTAGACCTAGCAGTGGCtaactcatcatcatcttcatctgtACCCTCtgaatcataatcaatttcaggTTGAGGCACATTTTGAGGTTGAATTTGAGGTTCAGGTTGAGGTTCAGGTTGAGTTTCAGTTTGTTTGGGTGGGAGTACTGTAAAAGGTGGTTccacataatcagaatttaagTCAACCACATCAGTATTCAACAACTCAAGGAAGCtacctctctctcctccccctcCTGCACTCCTGTTTAGGTTAAAGTTGTAGGTGGGTTTGATTTTATGTTCAATGTATATATGAATGCTTTTGTATTCAAAGAGTAAAGCTAAGAAAGGGTCACAAGTACTACtatcaaaacctaaaaacctaACCCCATTCTTGAATTATTTCCTAGGGTCCCAGAAATGTACTTTCTCTATATCATTATAACCTAAACTATCGACTAATTCCTTAACATATTTTCCATCTGCATTCTCATGGATGTAATCAAAGACATCCACCCTCCCCCCACTATAAA
This sequence is a window from Spinacia oleracea cultivar Varoflay chromosome 1, BTI_SOV_V1, whole genome shotgun sequence. Protein-coding genes within it:
- the LOC110794572 gene encoding leucine-rich repeat receptor-like serine/threonine/tyrosine-protein kinase SOBIR1; the protein is MELNFTSFQFYFFLLFSLIFVVHAKLYLDPSDYKAFKIIQRDLGIYNHHPSFSTTPCNSPAVSCERRVANYSSVLKITRIAYESEKLDGFISPVIGQLSELRELTLSTNHLVDKIPEEIVDCQKLEILNLKSNHFTGGVPSELSKLVRLRVLDFSMNRLSGDLSFLRYFPNLESLTLANNLFTGKIPASLKSFRNLQFFDISGNDYIQGPFPVLKGVEYISSEVPKKSLVPRRYILEQNSTARSNRSSSRAQRASSGPAQAPSPSAHKSKHHNKRKKLVAWSLGFLAGGVVGGICGMIFSVLVKTGLAMLRGRGKGAGPSIFSPLIKKAEDLAFLEKEDALTNLQLIGKGGCGEVYKTELPGSNGKMIAIKKINEPAKEAAEITEEDSKMLNKKMRQVRSEIQTVGKIRHRNLIPLLAHVPRHNCHLLVYEYMKNGSLHDIMVKLAKGETELDWLSRFRIALGVVSGLEYLHINNNPRIIHRDLKPANILLDDDMEPRIADFGLAKEMPLENTHMSTSHVAGTYGYIAPEYHQTFKFTEKCDIFSFGVVLGSLVMGKLPGDIFFQNTEEINLVKWMRNVMTSEEPKRALDPKLMGNGYEEQMLQVLKIAFFCTLDDPKQRPDSKDVRGMLSQINH
- the LOC110794574 gene encoding protein MHF2 homolog, with translation MEENFDPDLIHAIFKLVWRKKAFEREKNEGIDTLDHEGAVGTTKKVRPTSANATAVKLSCELLRIFITEAIQRAAAIAEAEGVSQIEATHLERILPQLLLDF